In the genome of Pempheris klunzingeri isolate RE-2024b chromosome 11, fPemKlu1.hap1, whole genome shotgun sequence, one region contains:
- the LOC139209364 gene encoding vesicle-associated membrane protein-associated protein B-like isoform X2 → MARAEQVLVLEPQHELKFRGPFTDVVTATLKLTNPTDRNVCFKVKTTAPRRYCVRPNSGIIDSGTSINVSVMLQPFDYDPNEKSKHKFMVQSMLAPYDMTDMEGVWKEAKPEELMDSKLRCAFEMPLENDKTTELSAMPKSASASLDDGEVKKIMEECKRLQMEVQRLREENKQIREDDGLRKRKVTSVAASHSSSSSAMATSAMRDEGLSTRVLALCVLFFVIGVIIGKLAL, encoded by the exons ATGGCCAGAGCGGAACAAGTCCTGGTGCTAGAGCCACAACACGAACTGAAATTCAGAG GTCCGTTTACAGATGTCGTCACTGCCACTCTGAAGCTCACCAACCCCACAgatagaaatgtgtgtttcaaagTCAAGACAACCGCGCCTCGCAGATACTGTGTGCGCCCCAACAGTGGCATCATTGACTCTGGAACCTCCATTAATGTTTCTG TTATGCTACAGCCTTTTGACTACGACCCCAATGAAAAGAGTAAACACAAATTCATGGTGCAGTCCATGCTGGCTCCATACGACATGACTGACATGGAAGGAGTT TGGAAGGAGGCAAAGCCTGAAGAGCTGATGGATTCAAAGTTGAGATGTGCATTTGAGATGCCTctagaaaatgacaaaact ACTGAGCTCTCCGCAATGCCCAAGTCAGCCAGCGCCTCGCTGGATGACGGAGAGGTGAAGAAGATCATGGAGGAGTGCAAGCGGCTGCAGATGGAGGTGCAGAGGCTAcgggaagaaaacaaacaaatcagg GAGGACGACGGGCTGCGGAAGAGGAAGGTGACCTCAGTGGCCGCTTCtcactcttcttcctcctccgccATGGCGACCTCGGCCATGAGGGACGAAGGCCTAAGCACCCGCGTCCTGGCGCTCTGCGTGCTCTTCTTTGTCATTGGAGTCATCATTGGCAAGCTGGCCctgtag
- the LOC139209364 gene encoding vesicle-associated membrane protein-associated protein B/C-like isoform X1: MARAEQVLVLEPQHELKFRGPFTDVVTATLKLTNPTDRNVCFKVKTTAPRRYCVRPNSGIIDSGTSINVSVMLQPFDYDPNEKSKHKFMVQSMLAPYDMTDMEGVWKEAKPEELMDSKLRCAFEMPLENDKTHESESNKTVSPSASSVKTELSAMPKSASASLDDGEVKKIMEECKRLQMEVQRLREENKQIREDDGLRKRKVTSVAASHSSSSSAMATSAMRDEGLSTRVLALCVLFFVIGVIIGKLAL, encoded by the exons ATGGCCAGAGCGGAACAAGTCCTGGTGCTAGAGCCACAACACGAACTGAAATTCAGAG GTCCGTTTACAGATGTCGTCACTGCCACTCTGAAGCTCACCAACCCCACAgatagaaatgtgtgtttcaaagTCAAGACAACCGCGCCTCGCAGATACTGTGTGCGCCCCAACAGTGGCATCATTGACTCTGGAACCTCCATTAATGTTTCTG TTATGCTACAGCCTTTTGACTACGACCCCAATGAAAAGAGTAAACACAAATTCATGGTGCAGTCCATGCTGGCTCCATACGACATGACTGACATGGAAGGAGTT TGGAAGGAGGCAAAGCCTGAAGAGCTGATGGATTCAAAGTTGAGATGTGCATTTGAGATGCCTctagaaaatgacaaaact CATGAGAGTGAAAGCAACAAAactgtgtctccctctgcctcctctgttaAGACTGAGCTCTCCGCAATGCCCAAGTCAGCCAGCGCCTCGCTGGATGACGGAGAGGTGAAGAAGATCATGGAGGAGTGCAAGCGGCTGCAGATGGAGGTGCAGAGGCTAcgggaagaaaacaaacaaatcagg GAGGACGACGGGCTGCGGAAGAGGAAGGTGACCTCAGTGGCCGCTTCtcactcttcttcctcctccgccATGGCGACCTCGGCCATGAGGGACGAAGGCCTAAGCACCCGCGTCCTGGCGCTCTGCGTGCTCTTCTTTGTCATTGGAGTCATCATTGGCAAGCTGGCCctgtag